A region from the Pirellulales bacterium genome encodes:
- a CDS encoding methyltransferase domain-containing protein: MHITITDQQLADINGNLKWLMFQRDAAGRTVGGGDWDYPLVDTRLQLLLDRLGPAALAGRRVLEPGCLDGHLTVGLCGAGADVTAFDVRPSCVIKTFARSLAFGFQPRLLLHDARRMAELGTFDLVYHSGVFYHLEDPVEHLRSIAAMAPMMALDTHTARPEEPLDAIDGYEGCWAGEFGWHDEQSGLGPRSFWLTRPELFRLFNECGFAQETLWQDDAAPNGPRGFYLLKRS, encoded by the coding sequence ATGCACATCACGATCACCGACCAGCAGCTCGCCGACATCAACGGCAACCTGAAGTGGCTCATGTTCCAGCGCGACGCGGCCGGACGGACCGTCGGCGGCGGCGACTGGGACTATCCGCTCGTCGATACCCGTTTGCAGTTGCTGCTCGACCGCCTCGGCCCCGCCGCGCTGGCCGGCCGGCGCGTGCTGGAGCCGGGCTGTCTGGACGGGCACCTCACCGTCGGCCTGTGCGGCGCCGGCGCCGACGTGACCGCCTTCGACGTGCGGCCGAGTTGCGTCATCAAGACGTTCGCCCGCTCGCTGGCCTTCGGTTTTCAGCCGCGGCTGCTGCTGCACGACGCCCGGCGAATGGCGGAGCTCGGTACGTTCGACCTCGTTTATCACTCCGGCGTGTTCTATCACCTGGAGGATCCGGTCGAGCATCTGCGAAGCATCGCGGCTATGGCGCCCATGATGGCCCTCGACACACACACGGCGCGGCCGGAGGAGCCGCTCGACGCGATCGACGGCTACGAAGGTTGTTGGGCCGGTGAGTTCGGCTGGCACGACGAGCAGAGCGGCCTCGGCCCGCGTTCGTTCTGGCTCACGCGGCCGGAACTGTTTCGGCTGTTCAACGAATGTGGGTTCGCCCAGGAGACGCTCTGGCAAGACGACGCCGCGCCCAACGGTCCAAGGGGGTTTTATCTGTTGAAGAGGTCTTAG
- a CDS encoding 2OG-Fe(II) oxygenase, protein MIQHDFMSADPFPHLVLDNFAPESTLRAAAAGFDDVPHDAWVRYDDLDERGKRACNKLEAMPAACRDFLTLLTSPTAATICQWLTGIDGLVSDASLYGGGLHVTEPGGFLGTHLDNERQPATGLARRLNLIVYCTDWSKAGGWQDDWGGHLELWDRTASRIIKRIAPLFNRAILFETSSHSYHGHSQPLACPADISRKSVAVYYWSAWRARARFFARPDEQPDAQREAARLARAGR, encoded by the coding sequence ATGATCCAACACGACTTCATGTCGGCCGATCCCTTCCCGCACCTGGTGCTCGATAACTTCGCGCCGGAGTCGACGCTACGGGCGGCGGCCGCCGGCTTCGACGACGTGCCGCACGACGCCTGGGTGCGGTACGACGATCTCGACGAGCGCGGCAAACGGGCCTGCAATAAGCTCGAAGCGATGCCCGCCGCCTGCCGCGACTTTCTCACGCTGCTCACCAGCCCGACCGCCGCCACGATCTGCCAGTGGCTGACCGGCATCGACGGCCTGGTCTCCGACGCGTCGCTCTATGGCGGCGGCCTGCACGTGACCGAGCCGGGCGGATTTCTCGGCACGCACCTCGACAATGAGCGGCAGCCGGCGACCGGCCTGGCCCGGCGCTTGAACCTGATCGTCTACTGCACCGACTGGTCGAAGGCCGGAGGCTGGCAGGACGACTGGGGCGGGCACCTGGAGCTCTGGGACCGCACTGCCAGCCGCATCATCAAGCGGATCGCGCCGCTCTTCAACCGCGCGATTCTTTTCGAGACCAGCAGCCACAGCTACCACGGGCACAGTCAGCCTCTCGCCTGCCCGGCCGACATTTCGCGGAAGAGCGTGGCCGTCTACTACTGGAGCGCCTGGCGTGCTCGCGCCCGTTTCTTTGCCCGGCCCGATGAGCAGCCGGATGCACAGAGGGAGGCGGCCCGGCTGGCGAGGGCCGGGCGGTGA